ATCGCCAGCGGGAAGGCGCCGCCATGCGCGGCGTAGTCGCGTTCGGCCAGCGCATGCTTGCCGGCGAGGCTGTCGCCGCTGTGGGCGAGCTTGAGGCCGATCGCGTACGAGCTGCGGCCGAAGTGCCAGACGGTGTTGCGCTTGCGACGCAGCCAGTCGGCATTGCTCGGCGCGGTGCCGGGCATGGCGAAGAAGAACAGCGGGCTGCCGTTCTGCCAGATTTCGATCGCCACCGGCGTGCCGTACGCGGTGGCGGCGTCGCGCAGCCGGCTGCCGAGCTCGAATGCCGCATCGGCATCGAAGCGGTCGAACTGCAGCAGTGCCTCCTGCTCGGCGATCAGCGCCAGGTCCGCTTCGATACGGGCGTCGTGGTCGGTGTCGGGCTGGGCGCTCATGGCAGCGCCAGTTCGCGGCGTGCTTCGGCGGCGCGGATCGCCAGTTCGATGATCTCCATCACCAGGATCGCCTCGGCGGCCGGCACCGGATTGGCGGCGCCGGCGGTGACGGCATCGCGCACGCCGGCGTAGTAGTGGCGGTAGTCGCCGGGCAGCGTGGCGACCGGTTCGACGCCGGGCACGTCGGCGTCGCCGACATAGCGGATGCCGTGCTGGTGATCGACCCCCCAGCCGTCGCAGCCGGGTTGCCGGCCGGCCTTGAGCTGGTCTTCCTGAACGTCGAGTCCGTGCTTGATATAGCTGGCGAGCGTGCCGTGGACGGCAAAGCGCGGGCCGCCGCCGGGGACGAGGACGCTGCCGTGCAGGATCACGCGGGTCGCCGGATAGCGCAGCAGTACGTGGAAGTAGTCGGTGGCCTGCGCGCCGTTGCGGCGCTTGGCGAAATCGGCGTAGACGGCGTCGGGCTTGCCGAACAGCTGCAGCGTCTGGTCGACGATGTGCGGGCCGAGGTCGTACCACAGCCCGGCGCCCGGCACGTCGGCCTCGCGCCAGCGTGACCGCACCTGCGGGCGGAAGCGGTCGAAATGCGACTCAAACTGAACGACGTCGCCGAGCTTGCCGGTGTCGATCAGCGCCTTCAGCGTCAGGAAGTCGGCGTCCCAGCGGCGGTTGTGGAACACCGACAGCACGCGCCTGGCCTTCTGCGCGATCGCGTCGAGTTCGCGCGCCTCGGCAACCGTGACGGTGAATGGCTTGTCGACGACGACGTGCTTGCCGGCCTCGAGCGCGCGGCGCGCGAGATCGAAGTGGGTGTCGTTCGGCGTGGCGATCACGATCAGGCCGATCGCCGGATCGGCGAGCACGGTGTCCACACCGGCATGCACCGCGACCTGCGGCCAGTCGGCAACGACCTTGTCCTTGCCGCTCGAGACGATGGCGGCGAGCGCCATGCCGGGCACGGCGGCGATCAGCGGGGCGTGGAAGGTCTTGCCGGCGTAGCCGTAGCCGACGAGGGCGACGTTGAGCGTTTCAGCCATGGTGGGTCTCCGTGAGCAGGGTCAGGGTCGTCGAAGGGGAAAGCGGCAGTTGCGGATCGCGGTCGGTGAACACGCGCTCGAACGCCGCCAGCGGCGCGACCGCGTACGGCGCGTGCTCGCCGAACTTGCTGTGGTCGGACACCAGCCACGCCCGCCTGCTGCCGGCGATGAAGGCGCGCTTGATCGCGCCGTCGGATTCGTCGCTGGCGGTGACGCCGAGTGACGGGTGGATCGCGCAGGCGCCCATGATCGCCAGATCGGCGCGGTACTGCTGCGCCATAGCGAGCATCGTCGCGCCGCGGAACAGCCGCTGTGAGGCATCCCACTCGCCGCCGAGCAGGATCAGCTTCACCTGCGCTCGCTCGGACAGCAACTGGGCGATGTCGAGCGAATGGGTGATCACCGTCAGCTTCACATCGGGCAGCGCCTGCGCGACGGCGAGCAGCGAATTGCCGGCATCGAGCATCAGCGTCTGGCCGGGCCCGACCAGTTCGGCAACGCGGCGGCCGAGCGCCTGCTTGACCTCGGGCAGCACCGCGGCACGGGCACTGCGGCGCATGTTCGGCACGTCGAGCGACAGCGCGCCGCCGTGGGTCTTCTGGATCAGCCCGAGTGCGGCGAGCGCGTTCAGGTCGCGGCGTATCGTGTCGTCGGAGACGGCGAGCGTCGCGGCGAGTTCGGCGACGCTGGCGCGGCCCCGGTCGGCGAGCAGGGCCACGATGTGTTGCTGGCGTTCATGCGTAAACATGCGGCCACTATGCGCTTGTGTGCGTTTTTATGCAAACATGGTGCGTTTATTTGCGGTTGTACTCCGGCAGCAGGCCGGAGCGCATCGTCGCGGCGGCGTCCGGGGCGGTGAAAGCCGGCACCGCATTGCGGACCGGGGCCGCGACCGGGCGGGTCGGCGGCTGGCTTTTCACCGGTCTCGATGCAACCTCGCCAGTGCGCAGGCTGCGCCAGTCGGACAGGAAGGCGGCGTACGCGCTGGCATCGAGCCGTGCGGTTTTGCCGCGGATGTAGCGGGCGCCGTCGCAGCGGCTGCCGTCGGCCTTCCACGACAGCCGCGCGGTGTGGGCGACGACGCGTTTGCCCTGCTGGACGGTGCCGAAGCTGCGCACGTAGCGCAGCGTATCGCCGCTGCTGTAGTAGCGGATCGTCGTGCGGCCGTCGTCGCGGGTTTCGACGATCAGCTCGCCGGCGTCGCTGCCGGCACGGGTGATCTTGCGGTCGTCGCCGGTGTCGACCGGGCGGGCGGTGGCGCCGGCGTTGTCGATGCGGGCGCTGAGGGCCAGCGCGTCGCTTTCGCAGCGCGGCGCGGCCAGTGCGGGGAGGGCGGCCACGCTGCAGAGCGCGGCCAGCAGAAGGCGGATCATCCGGTGGATCTCGCAAGGGACGGGATCCTTGATGGTCTCATTCGCGGCCGGGCGAGTTCCCGTCACTAAGGCCGCTTGCCGACGGACTGCCGATCTGCCTCGACATGGTGCCAAACCTGTCCCAGTCGGTGAGCGAGCCCGTTTGCTCCCGCCCGAAGCGCAGCAACCGGAATGGACATGTGGTCCATGAGGATTGCGAGCATCGGACGGGGGCAAAATGCGCAGGCGCAGCCGCCGAATGGGACAGGTTTCAGCGCCCCATGCCGCCGACCTGCTGCGCCAGATAGGTCGCGTAGTTGTCGGTCATCCCGCCGATGAAGTCGAGCACGCGCTGGTAGGCGTCGTACAGCGGCCATTCCTTTTTCGGCGCGTTGTAGTCCATCAGGTCGAGCACCCGGCGCATCCGGAACGGCAGCTCGGGGCTGACCTTGAGCTGGTAGGCCGCGTTGCAGAAGGCGTCGAGCAGGATGTCGAGGCAGGTGAACGAGCCGACCTCGATCTCGATCTTGCGCCGTTCGTTGAAGATGCGTTCGCGCGCCAGCTGTTTGGCCTCAAGGATGCCGTGGCGCATCGTCGCCGGGCAGTCATTGAGCAGGTCGCCCTGGTAGCTGCCGTCCATCAGCCGCTCGTAGCGGGCGAGGAAGGTCGCGGCGACGTCGCGCACGCAGCGGTCGATCGCCTTGCCGCGCAGCAGCGAAATCTTGCGCCGGGTGCTCGGCGCGGCGGCCACCTCGAGCGCCAGCAGTTCGCGGTCGCCGCCGGCGATCTTCATCAGGATCGGTTCGACGGTTTCGTACGCGAGCATGCCGATCTCGATGCCGTCCTCGAGGTCGAGGATCGCGTAGCAGATGTCGTCGGCCGCTTCCATCAGGTAGGAAAGCGGATGGCGCGCCCAGCGGCCCGGTGCCAGCTCGGGCAGGCCGAGCTCGAAGGCCACCTGCTGCAGCTGCGGCAGCTCGCTCGCATAACAGCTGAACTTGCCCTTGGGGCCGGCGTGCTCGCTGGTCCACGGGTATTTGAGCGTCGCGCCGAGCGTCGCGTAGGTCAGCCGCAGCCCGCCCTCGAAGCGGTGGTTCTCGAGCTGGGTGATGATGCGGAAACCCTGCGCGTTGCCCTCGTAGGTGGTCAGGTCGCGGCGCTCGTCGGGGGCGAGGTTCTGCAGCAGGTAGGCGTGCTCGTCGCGGCGGAACCAGTCGCGGATCGCGTATTCGCCGGCATGGCCGAAAGGCGGATTGCCGATGTCGTGCGCCAGGCACGCGGCCTGGACGATGGCGCCGAGGTCGTACGGGTTGACGTGGGCGGGCAGCCGGTCACGGATCGCCTCGCCGACCAGCACGCCGAGGCTGCGGCCGACGCAGGCGACTTCGATACTGTGCGTCAGCCGCGTGTGGACGTGGTCGTTCTCGGTCATCGGGTGGACCTGCGTCTTGCGGCCCATGCGCCGGAACGGCGAGCAGAACACGATGCGGTCGTGGTCCTTGTGGTAGTTGCTGCGGCCGGCCTCGATCGGCGTGGCCCGGTCGGTGCCGAGCCGGTCGGCGGAAAGCAGTCGCTGCCAGTCCATTGTCATGTCGTTTTGTCCGCGTCGATGTGGCTCCGATTATACGGTTGCGACCCCGGTGCGAACCCGTTTGGCGGCGCATTGTGGCCGCAGGCGGCGAATCCGGCGCAATCCCTTGTCTTTGTTGGTAAAAACGCCTGTCCCCGGGGGGGAAAGCCGCTAAACTACGGGCCGTTTTTTCTCGGGGAACAACATGGCGCTCTTGGAGATCCGCGACGTGGTCAAGACCTTCGGTGACTTCACCGCGGTCAACCATGTCAGCCTGTCGGTCGAGGCCGGCGAATTCTTCACGCTGCTCGGTCCGTCCGGCTGCGGCAAGACGACCCTGCTGCGCATGCTCGCGGGTTTCGAGCAGCCGGATTCGGGCGAGATCCTGCTCGACGGCAAGAACGTCGCCGGCGTGCCACCCGAGAAGCGCCCGGTGCACACGGTGTTCCAGAGCTACGCGCTGTTCCCGCACATGACCGTCGCGCAGAACATCGCCTTCCCGCTGAAAATGGCCAGGGTGTCGCCGGCCGAGATCAAGGCGCGCGTCGACGAGGTGCTCGACGACGTGCGGCTGACCCAGTTCGCCACGCGCTTCCCGCACGAACTGTCGGGCGGCCAGCGCCAGCGTGTCGCGATCGCCCGCGCGCTCGTCAACCGCCCGCGGCTGCTGCTGCTCGACGAGCCGCTGTCGGCGCTCGACGCCAAGCTGCGCGAGGACATGCAGATAGAGCTGATCAACCTGCAGAAGGAAGTCGGCATCACCTTCGTCTACGTGACGCACGACCAGGGCGAAGCGCTGGCGCTGTCGCACCGGATCGCGGTGATGAACAAGGGCGAGGTCGCCCAGCTCGACGTGCCCGAGACGATCTACAGCTACCCGAACAGCCGCTTCGTCGCCGACTTCATCGGCCAGTGCAACCTGCTCGACGCGACCGTCGTCGGCATGGCCGACGACAAGATGAAGCTCGAAATCGAAGGCGTCGGCATCGCCGAAGCGCTGCCGGTGGCCGGCGCGAGCGTCGGCGCCAAGGGCACGCTGACGCTGCGGCCGGAGAAGATCAAGCTCGGTGCCAGCCTGCCGGCCGGCGACGAACACGAGGTCCATTTCAAGGGCAAGGTCCACGACTGCCTGTTCCTCGGCGACGTGACGATCTACATCGTCGAGCTGGACAACGGCATGCTGGTCGAGACGATGCTGCCGAACGCCGCGTCGGGCCGCGCGCGCTTCTTCGACGACAATGACCAGGTCGAACTGGCGTGGCGTTTCGACGCCGGCCACTTCGTCCTCGCCTGACGGGATACCGAGATGCGCAACAACCGCCTGGGGCGCTGGCTGATTTCCGGCCCGCCGCTGCTCTACCTGCTGCTGTTCTTCGCGATTCCGTCGGCGATCATGGCGTTCGCCGCGTTCCGCTTTCCCGGCGACTACGGCGGCCTGCTGCCGCTGATGGACGTCAACCCGGACACCGGCAAGACCGAGCTGCTGATCAACGCGGGCA
This window of the Jeongeupia sp. USM3 genome carries:
- a CDS encoding heme-degrading domain-containing protein yields the protein MSAQPDTDHDARIEADLALIAEQEALLQFDRFDADAAFELGSRLRDAATAYGTPVAIEIWQNGSPLFFFAMPGTAPSNADWLRRKRNTVWHFGRSSYAIGLKLAHSGDSLAGKHALAERDYAAHGGAFPLAIRGTGIVGSIAISGLPQRDDHGVVVAVIAEYLGIDPAAVALPG
- a CDS encoding deoxyguanosinetriphosphate triphosphohydrolase, with the protein product MTMDWQRLLSADRLGTDRATPIEAGRSNYHKDHDRIVFCSPFRRMGRKTQVHPMTENDHVHTRLTHSIEVACVGRSLGVLVGEAIRDRLPAHVNPYDLGAIVQAACLAHDIGNPPFGHAGEYAIRDWFRRDEHAYLLQNLAPDERRDLTTYEGNAQGFRIITQLENHRFEGGLRLTYATLGATLKYPWTSEHAGPKGKFSCYASELPQLQQVAFELGLPELAPGRWARHPLSYLMEAADDICYAILDLEDGIEIGMLAYETVEPILMKIAGGDRELLALEVAAAPSTRRKISLLRGKAIDRCVRDVAATFLARYERLMDGSYQGDLLNDCPATMRHGILEAKQLARERIFNERRKIEIEVGSFTCLDILLDAFCNAAYQLKVSPELPFRMRRVLDLMDYNAPKKEWPLYDAYQRVLDFIGGMTDNYATYLAQQVGGMGR
- a CDS encoding ABC transporter ATP-binding protein: MALLEIRDVVKTFGDFTAVNHVSLSVEAGEFFTLLGPSGCGKTTLLRMLAGFEQPDSGEILLDGKNVAGVPPEKRPVHTVFQSYALFPHMTVAQNIAFPLKMARVSPAEIKARVDEVLDDVRLTQFATRFPHELSGGQRQRVAIARALVNRPRLLLLDEPLSALDAKLREDMQIELINLQKEVGITFVYVTHDQGEALALSHRIAVMNKGEVAQLDVPETIYSYPNSRFVADFIGQCNLLDATVVGMADDKMKLEIEGVGIAEALPVAGASVGAKGTLTLRPEKIKLGASLPAGDEHEVHFKGKVHDCLFLGDVTIYIVELDNGMLVETMLPNAASGRARFFDDNDQVELAWRFDAGHFVLA
- a CDS encoding DeoR/GlpR family DNA-binding transcription regulator; the protein is MFTHERQQHIVALLADRGRASVAELAATLAVSDDTIRRDLNALAALGLIQKTHGGALSLDVPNMRRSARAAVLPEVKQALGRRVAELVGPGQTLMLDAGNSLLAVAQALPDVKLTVITHSLDIAQLLSERAQVKLILLGGEWDASQRLFRGATMLAMAQQYRADLAIMGACAIHPSLGVTASDESDGAIKRAFIAGSRRAWLVSDHSKFGEHAPYAVAPLAAFERVFTDRDPQLPLSPSTTLTLLTETHHG
- a CDS encoding oxidoreductase; the protein is MAETLNVALVGYGYAGKTFHAPLIAAVPGMALAAIVSSGKDKVVADWPQVAVHAGVDTVLADPAIGLIVIATPNDTHFDLARRALEAGKHVVVDKPFTVTVAEARELDAIAQKARRVLSVFHNRRWDADFLTLKALIDTGKLGDVVQFESHFDRFRPQVRSRWREADVPGAGLWYDLGPHIVDQTLQLFGKPDAVYADFAKRRNGAQATDYFHVLLRYPATRVILHGSVLVPGGGPRFAVHGTLASYIKHGLDVQEDQLKAGRQPGCDGWGVDHQHGIRYVGDADVPGVEPVATLPGDYRHYYAGVRDAVTAGAANPVPAAEAILVMEIIELAIRAAEARRELALP